A genomic segment from Corylus avellana chromosome ca5, CavTom2PMs-1.0 encodes:
- the LOC132182691 gene encoding dehydration-responsive element-binding protein 1B-like, translating to MEVFTHYSPGSESSSSLSAAHLSDEEIRLASRNPKKRAGRKKFKETRHPVYRGGRRRNTAKWVCEVREPNKQTRIWLGTFPTAEMAARAHDVAAIALRGNTACLNFADSAWRLPVPASGTAKDIQRTAAEAAEAFRPAETKDAEEERQPSETVFFMDEEMVYDMPGLLVNMAEGMLLPPPYCVGYDGYGGDDMEADADVPLWSYSI from the coding sequence ATGGAAGTTTTCACTCATTATTCGCCGGGGTCTGAGAGTAGCAGCAGTCTTAGCGCGGCGCACTTGTCGGACGAGGAGATTCGGCTGGCTTCCAGGAACCCGAAGAAGCGGGCGGGGAGGAAGAAGTTCAAGGAGACGAGGCACCCGGTGTACCGGGGGGGGAGGAGGAGGAACACCGCGAAGTGGGTCTGCGAGGTGCGGGAGCCCAACAAGCAGACCAGGATATGGCTGGGGACGTTTCCCACGGCCGAGATGGCGGCGCGAGCCCACGACGTGGCGGCGATAGCGCTGAGGGGAAACACCGCCTGCCTCAACTTCGCGGACTCCGCTTGGCGGCTGCCGGTTCCGGCTTCGGGAACGGCCAAGGACATTCAGCGAACGGCTGCGGAGGCTGCTGAGGCGTTTCGGCCTGCAGAGACGAAGGATGCCGAGGAGGAAAGACAACCGTCGGAGACCGTGTTCTTCATGGACGAGGAGATGGTCTACGACATGCCGGGGTTGCTGGTAAATATGGCGGAGGGGATGCTCTTGCCTCCGCCTTACTGTGTGGGATATGATGGGTACGGCGGGGATGACATGGAAGCCGATGCGGACGTTCCATTGTGGAGCTATTCAATTTGA